One window of Trifolium pratense cultivar HEN17-A07 linkage group LG5, ARS_RC_1.1, whole genome shotgun sequence genomic DNA carries:
- the LOC123886427 gene encoding ubiquitin-like-specific protease 1A has translation MWNNIKVLSHGYQGTRVLFSSLGQDTAIKRKTQCLKPGGWLNDEVINLYLCLFKEREEREPQKFLKCHFFSTYFYAKISGIEGYDYNSVSKWTDKIGYELLECDKIFVPINNNIHWTLAVINKKDKTLQYLDPMKRKEPLFLDILNNHIIKKVTTKQS, from the exons ATGTGGAACAACATTAAGGTCCTCAGTCATG GATATCAAGGAACAAGGGTTCTTTTCTCTTCATTGGGTCAAGATACTGCAAT aaaaagaaaaactcagTGCCTTAAACCGGGTGGATGGTTAAATGATGAG GTGATAAATTTGTACCTTTGTTTGTTCAAAGAGAGGGAGGAAAGAGAACCACAAAAGTTTTTGAAGTGTCATTTTTTCTCTACCTATTTCTATGCAAAG ATAAGTGGCATTGAAGGTTATGATTACAACTCTGTCAGTAAATGGACGGACAAAATTGGATATGAACTACTTGAGTGCGACAAA ATATTTGTacctatcaacaacaacatacatTGGACCTTGGCTGTTATAAACAAAAAGGATAAAACATTGCAGTATCTTGACCCAATGAAGAGAAAAGAACCCTTGTTCCTTGATATCCTAAATAATCACATAATAAAAAAGGTCACTACTAAACAATCATGA
- the LOC123886425 gene encoding uncharacterized protein LOC123886425 — protein MDFKQKDNESLFEAWERYKDMIRLCPYHGLENWLIIHTFYNGLLYNTRMTIDAAAGGALMDKPYNQAYQLIESMAQNHYQWGNERTSVEKPQTKGGMYEVNELDLVKAKLEALTQKMESMTTTPAATVAATISNCELCGIQGHTIAECQLLTEVPPDQVNYTQGNPYNQGPRNHPYLSYKSNNALYAPGQAPTPSPPGFQNPAQNAPRKSNLELMMENFIAIQTQTNKEVLNQNIHTNEQIKQLTSNLAILATHNKMLETQIAQVAQQQASTSAPAGTFPGQPQQNPRGQANAVILRSGKQLDEPTNSKPDDPAMQQGQFKKFVELLQKLNITIPFTEAITQMPSYAKFLKDILTNKRKIEDDETVMLTAECSAILQNEMPPKLKYPGSFSIPCVIGKYVIDRALCDLGASISLMPVALCEKLKMGELRPTKMSVQFADRSVKYPLGILENVPVRVGQFFIPTDFIVMDIREDSNTPILLGRPFLATAGCHNRRKERKAHF, from the exons ATGGATTTTAAGCAAAAAGACAACGAGTCTCTTTTCGAAGCATGGGAAAGATACAAAGACATGATTAGGCTATGCCCATATCATGGACTCGAAAATTGGCTAATTATCCACACCTTTTACAATGGTCTCTTGTATAATACAAGAATGACAATAGACGCCGCAGCTGGTGGCGCACTTATGGATAAACCATACAACCAAGCCTATCAGCTTATCGAGAGCATGGCTCAGAACCATTATCAGTGGGGAAACGAGAGAACATCCGTAGAGAAGCCTCAAACGAAAGGCGGTATGTACGAAGTAAACGAGCTTGACCTTGTTAAAGCCAAACTTGAAGCTCTAACTCAAAAGATGGAGAGTATGACCACAACACCTGCAGCCACCGTGGCTGCAACAATTTCAAATTGCGAACTATGTGGAATTCAAGGGCACACTATCGCTGAATGTCAACTCTTGACGGAAGTCCCCCCAGACCAAGTGAACTATACTCAAGGAAACCCTTACAACCAAGGTCCGAGGAACCATCCATACCTTTCGTACAAAAGCAACAATGCTCTATATGCACCTGGCCAAGCACCTACTCCTTCACCACCAGGATTCCAAAATCCTGCTCAAAATGCTCCTAGGAAGTCTAACCTTGAATTGATGATGGAGAACTTCATAGCCATACAAACTCAAACTAACAAGGAAGTCCTAAATCAAAACATACACACTAATGAGCAAATTAAGCAGTTAACAAGCAATTTAGCTATCCTAGCCACACACAATAAGATGCTTGAAACTCAAATAGCACAAGtggcacaacaacaagcatctACCTCTGCTCCTGCAGGAACATTTCCTGGTCAACCACAACAAAACCCAAGAGGACAAGCCAATGCTGTTATACTAAGAAGCGGAAAACAACTAGATGAACCAACAAATTCAAAACCTGATGACCCAGCCATGCAACAAG GACAATTTAAGAAATTTGTAGAGCttctacaaaaactaaacatcacAATACCTTTTACGGAAGCTATCACACAAATGCCCTCATATGCTAAATTCCTCAAAGATATCTTGACTAACAAGAGAAAGATCGAGGATGATGAGACCGTCATGCTTACTGCCGAGTGTAGCGCCATATTACAAAACGAAATGCCCCCTAAGTTAAAATACCCAGGAAGTTTCTCCATACCCTGTGTCATTGGAAAGTACGTAATAGATAGAGCCCTATGTGATCTAGGAGCTAGTATCAGTTTAATGCCCGTAGCCTTATGTGAAAAACTGAAAATGGGAGAACTAAGACCAACAAAAATGTCCGTACAATTTGCTGACCGTTCTGTCAAATACCCTCTAGGTATTTTAGAAAATGTGCCCGTACGTGTAGGACAATTCTTTATCCCAACTGATTTCATAGTTATGGACATAAGGGAAGATTCCAATACACCTATCCttttaggaaggccattctTAGCAACTGCCGGGTGCCATAATAGACGTAAAGAGAGGAAAGCTCACTTTTGA
- the LOC123886426 gene encoding uncharacterized protein LOC123886426 has product MLDQVYIIETNLEKHLCELKYQKDPFEGRDTDSAGNNVNDGKGMDNDSEDAIAGNGDEERCDTDTAGNNVNDGKGMDNDSEDAIAGNGEDEERSSRPPASQKPQGGETDTAGNNVNDGNGPTLRNREAIGRPKRGSRLHTELERGISPNVPKPKRMRGIATPGTIQLVPRAIKTPRGYKEHKSWRNNESLFLFIPLTPEEESAVTAAFEKDIIVKHEKSNIQIPSENPLHDCLVVTFFIM; this is encoded by the exons ATGTTAGATCAGGTCTACATCATTGAAACTAATTTAGAAAAGCATTTGTGTGAGCTAAAGTATCAGAAGGATCCCTTCGAG GGGCGCGACACTGACAGTGCTGGAAATAATGTGAATGATGGCAAAGGGATGGACAATGATTCTGAGGATGCCATTGCTGGAAATGGAGATGAAGAGAGGTGCGACACTGACACTGCTGGAAATAATGTGAATGATGGCAAAGGGATGGACAATGATTCTGAGGATGCCATTgctggaaatggagaggatgaAGAGAGGTCTTCACGGCCACCTGCATCGCAAAAACCACAg GGGGGCGAAACTGACACTGCTGGAAATAATGTGAATGATGGCAATGGACCTACGCTCAGAAACAGAGAAGCCATTGGAAGGCCTAAAAG GGGATCAAGGCTCCATACTGAGTTAGAGAGGGGGATCAGTCCTAATGTGCCAAAACCAAAACGAATGCGAGGTATTGCTACGCCTGGTACTATTCAACTAGTACCAAGAGCGATAAAAACACCGCGTGGATATAAAGAACATAAG TCGTGGCGAAACAATGaaagtctttttctttttatcccTCTTACACCGGAGGAAGAAAGTGCTGTTACCGCTGCATTTGAGAAGGATATCATTGTTAAGCACGAGAAGTCAAACATTCAGATCCCATCAGAGAATCCACTTCATGATTGTTTAGTAGTGACCTTTTTTATTATGTGA
- the LOC123886428 gene encoding uncharacterized protein LOC123886428 has product MDQGANTNITAENDGSGRCEGMDNDSQDASQQPQGRDTDSAGNNVNDGKGMDNDSEDAIAGNGDEERCDTDTAGNNVNDGKGMDNDFEDAIAGNGEDEERSSRPPASQKPQGGETDTAGNNVNDGNGPTLRNREAIGRPKRGSRLHTELERGISPNVPKPKRMRGIATPGTIQLVPRAIKTPRGYKEHKSWRNNESLFLFIPLTPEEESAVTAAFEKDIIVKHEKSNIQIPSEKLQCLKPGGWLNDEVINLYLCLFKEREEREPQKFLKCHFFSTYFYAKVQYMIV; this is encoded by the exons ATGGATCAG GGGGCCAACACTAACATCACTGCTGAAAATGATGGAAGTGGACGGTGTGAAGGGATGGACAATGATTCCCAGGATGCATCGCAACAACCACAg GGGCGCGACACTGACAGTGCTGGAAATAATGTGAATGATGGCAAAGGGATGGACAATGATTCTGAGGATGCCATTGCTGGAAATGGAGATGAAGAGAGGTGCGACACTGACACTGCTGGAAATAATGTGAATGATGGCAAAGGGATGGACAATGATTTTGAGGATGCCATTgctggaaatggagaggatgaAGAGAGGTCTTCACGGCCACCTGCATCGCAAAAACCACAg GGGGGCGAAACTGACACTGCTGGAAATAATGTGAATGATGGCAATGGACCTACGCTCAGAAACAGAGAAGCCATTGGAAGGCCTAAAAG GGGATCAAGGCTCCATACTGAGTTAGAGAGGGGGATCAGTCCTAATGTGCCAAAACCAAAACGAATGCGAGGTATTGCTACGCCTGGTACTATTCAACTAGTACCAAGAGCGATAAAAACACCGCGTGGATATAAAGAACATAAG TCGTGGCGAAACAATGaaagtctttttctttttatcccTCTTACACCGGAGGAAGAAAGTGCTGTTACCGCTGCATTTGAGAAGGATATCATTGTTAAGCACGAGAAGTCAAACATTCAGATCCCATCAGAGAAACTtcag TGCCTTAAACCGGGTGGATGGTTAAATGATGAG GTGATAAATTTGTACCTTTGTTTGTTCAAAGAGAGGGAGGAAAGAGAACCACAAAAGTTTTTGAAGTGTCATTTTTTCTCTACCTATTTCTATGCAAAGGTACAATACATGATTGTTTAG